In the genome of Cronobacter malonaticus LMG 23826, one region contains:
- the pspD gene encoding phage shock protein PspD, producing the protein MNSTSRWQRVSRRAKPGLKIAGKLALMTALRYGPAGFAGWAVKSVARRPLKIALAFALEPLLNRLAKRVSARYINKPSRK; encoded by the coding sequence ATGAATTCCACCAGCCGTTGGCAACGAGTCTCCCGCCGTGCGAAGCCCGGGCTTAAAATCGCCGGTAAACTGGCGCTGATGACCGCGCTGCGTTACGGCCCGGCAGGGTTTGCCGGTTGGGCGGTGAAATCGGTCGCCCGACGACCGCTTAAAATCGCGCTGGCGTTTGCGCTGGAGCCACTGCTAAACCGGCTCGCGAAACGCGTCTCGGCGCGTTATATCAATAAACCTTCCCGCAAATAG
- a CDS encoding sugar phosphorylase, whose protein sequence is MEKITNDAINLDVIKNLITRIYGDVFTASHFEMLENHILQTRNAIIAPRKKGWDETDVVLITYADQFSAPGEKRLATFQRFFEQWLKPYFSHIHLLPFYPWSSDDGFSVVDYHRVDPQCGDWDDIARLNTQARLMFDFVCNHISAQSEWFADYLAQKPGYEDFFIAVDPATDLSAVTRPRALPLLTPFTMQNGRVRHLWTTFSEDQIDLNFASPAVLLAMVDVLLHYLREGAQYVRLDAVGFMWKTPGTSCIHLEKTHLLVKLFRAIADVVAPGTVIITETNVPHKDNIAYLGNGFDEAQMVYQFPLPPLVLHAIHTRNARTLCEWAQGLSEARVGETTWFNFLASHDGIGLNPLRGILPEDAILRLVEDLQAEGARVNWKNNPDGTRSPYEINVTYMDALSARHDSDATRLERFLLAHALLLTFPGVPAIYIQSILGSRNDEEGVARLGYNRAINRQKYTETEIATALQTEGNLRHDTWEQLGKLITLRRQHSAFHPDSAFTARCINDEVLEIIRTADNGASVIALFNISDKSQVISYDALGCHELITGATINSASLTLAPWKAMWLSKA, encoded by the coding sequence ATGGAAAAAATAACAAACGACGCGATAAATCTGGATGTTATTAAAAATCTGATTACGCGAATTTATGGCGACGTATTTACTGCTTCGCATTTCGAAATGCTTGAAAATCATATTTTACAGACGCGCAACGCCATTATCGCGCCGCGTAAAAAAGGCTGGGATGAAACGGATGTCGTATTAATTACCTACGCCGATCAGTTCAGCGCGCCAGGTGAAAAACGCCTCGCGACTTTTCAGCGTTTTTTTGAGCAATGGTTAAAACCGTATTTTTCGCATATCCATCTTTTGCCGTTTTATCCCTGGTCCTCTGACGACGGGTTTTCGGTTGTGGACTACCACCGTGTCGACCCACAGTGCGGCGACTGGGACGATATCGCGAGGCTTAATACCCAGGCGCGCCTAATGTTTGATTTCGTCTGCAACCATATTTCTGCGCAAAGCGAATGGTTTGCGGATTATCTCGCGCAAAAACCGGGCTATGAAGATTTCTTTATTGCGGTCGACCCGGCGACGGATTTATCCGCCGTCACCCGACCGCGCGCGTTGCCGTTATTAACGCCGTTTACGATGCAGAACGGTCGGGTGCGTCATCTCTGGACGACATTCAGTGAAGATCAGATTGACCTTAATTTCGCCAGCCCGGCTGTGTTGCTGGCGATGGTGGATGTCCTTTTGCATTATCTGCGCGAAGGAGCCCAATATGTTCGCCTCGACGCCGTCGGGTTTATGTGGAAAACACCCGGAACGAGCTGCATCCATCTGGAAAAAACACATCTGTTAGTGAAGCTTTTCCGTGCTATCGCCGATGTGGTGGCGCCGGGTACCGTAATCATCACTGAAACCAACGTGCCGCATAAAGACAATATCGCCTATCTCGGCAACGGGTTTGATGAGGCGCAGATGGTGTATCAGTTCCCGTTGCCGCCGCTGGTGCTGCACGCTATTCATACCCGTAATGCCCGCACGCTCTGCGAGTGGGCGCAGGGGCTAAGCGAGGCGCGCGTGGGAGAAACCACCTGGTTTAATTTCCTGGCCTCGCATGACGGGATTGGGCTTAATCCGCTGCGCGGTATTCTCCCGGAAGACGCTATTTTACGTCTGGTTGAAGACCTTCAGGCCGAAGGCGCGCGGGTCAACTGGAAAAATAACCCCGATGGCACGCGCAGTCCGTATGAAATCAACGTCACGTATATGGATGCCCTTAGCGCACGGCATGACAGCGACGCGACGCGCCTTGAGCGTTTCCTGCTGGCCCACGCGCTGTTATTAACGTTCCCGGGCGTTCCGGCCATTTATATCCAGAGTATTCTTGGCTCGCGCAATGATGAAGAGGGCGTTGCGCGTCTTGGATATAACCGCGCTATTAACCGCCAGAAATACACCGAGACGGAAATAGCCACGGCGTTACAGACCGAAGGCAATTTACGTCACGATACGTGGGAGCAGCTTGGTAAGCTTATTACGCTTCGCCGCCAGCATTCGGCATTTCATCCCGACAGTGCATTTACCGCGCGCTGTATTAATGATGAAGTGCTTGAAATTATCCGCACCGCTGATAATGGCGCGTCTGTTATTGCTCTCTTTAATATCAGTGATAAATCGCAGGTGATTTCTTATGACGCCCTCGGCTGTCATGAATTAATCACCGGCGCGACGATAAATAGCGCCTCGCTCACTCTCGCCCCGTGGAAAGCAATGTGGCTTAGCAAAGCCTGA
- a CDS encoding ABC transporter substrate-binding protein, whose product MRNNNIVLVSALVACALMSGCDDKKKENVAIEFMHSSVEQERQAVITRLIDRFEKANPGITVKQVPVEEDAYNTKVTTLARSGALPEVIEISHDYAKVMDKEQLLDREAIKAAVAQVGETRFFDGVLRIVRTEDGTAWTGVPISAWLGGVWYRKSRLAEVGVSEPQDWQSLLNAATLLNKPSDKKYGIALPTAESVMTEQAFSQFALSNGANAFDASGKITLNTPEMREALEYYRELAALSMPGSNDVMEIKDAFMNGTAPMAIYSTYILPAVFKEGDPQDLGFIVPTKKSAAAYGMLTSLTITAGQREEETEAAKKFVVFMEQAENAADWVLMSPGAALPVNKAVVETQIYQQNPVIKAFGGLTRELIAQFPNVQVFGSVGDKNFTRMGDVTGSGVINEMVNSVTVGGKSPDAALVNGQKRLDELVARP is encoded by the coding sequence ATGCGAAACAATAATATTGTGCTGGTTTCAGCACTGGTTGCCTGCGCCCTGATGTCAGGCTGTGACGACAAGAAAAAAGAGAATGTCGCCATTGAATTTATGCATTCGTCGGTGGAGCAGGAGCGCCAGGCGGTCATTACGCGGCTTATCGATCGCTTCGAAAAAGCGAATCCTGGCATCACCGTAAAACAGGTGCCGGTCGAAGAAGACGCCTATAACACCAAAGTCACTACGCTTGCCCGCTCCGGCGCGCTGCCGGAGGTCATTGAGATTAGCCACGACTACGCCAAAGTGATGGACAAAGAGCAACTGCTCGATCGCGAGGCCATCAAAGCAGCCGTGGCTCAGGTAGGGGAAACCCGGTTCTTTGATGGCGTGCTGCGCATTGTACGTACCGAAGACGGCACGGCCTGGACCGGTGTGCCCATCAGCGCCTGGCTTGGCGGCGTCTGGTACCGCAAATCGCGTCTGGCGGAAGTTGGTGTCAGCGAACCGCAGGACTGGCAGTCGCTGCTGAACGCCGCGACGCTGTTGAATAAGCCTTCCGATAAAAAATATGGCATCGCGCTGCCGACCGCTGAGAGCGTCATGACCGAGCAGGCGTTTTCGCAGTTTGCGCTCTCTAATGGCGCGAACGCCTTTGACGCCAGCGGCAAAATTACGCTCAACACGCCCGAAATGCGCGAGGCGCTGGAGTACTACCGGGAACTTGCCGCGCTCTCCATGCCTGGCTCGAATGACGTCATGGAAATCAAAGACGCCTTTATGAACGGCACTGCGCCGATGGCTATTTATTCCACGTATATCCTGCCTGCGGTCTTTAAAGAGGGCGACCCGCAGGATCTCGGGTTTATCGTGCCGACTAAAAAATCCGCTGCCGCCTACGGGATGCTGACTTCTCTCACCATCACGGCCGGACAGCGCGAAGAGGAAACAGAAGCAGCAAAGAAATTTGTGGTCTTTATGGAGCAGGCGGAAAACGCTGCTGACTGGGTATTGATGTCGCCGGGCGCGGCGCTGCCGGTCAACAAGGCGGTGGTGGAGACACAAATCTACCAGCAAAACCCGGTCATTAAAGCCTTCGGTGGCCTTACCCGCGAGCTTATCGCGCAGTTCCCTAACGTGCAGGTCTTCGGTTCGGTCGGTGACAAAAATTTTACGCGGATGGGCGACGTGACCGGCTCCGGCGTCATTAACGAAATGGTCAACAGCGTCACGGTCGGCGGTAAATCGCCGGATGCGGCGCTGGTTAACGGGCAAAAACGCCTCGACGAACTGGTCGCCAGACCGTAA
- a CDS encoding carbohydrate ABC transporter permease, with translation MKKLTSGGSDMPFAMLLLAPSLLLLGGLVAWPMLSNIEISFLRLPLNPRLPSQFTGLENYLKILSDPGFWHSLWMTCWYTALVVAGSTALGLAVAIFFNREFRFRKTARSLVLLSYVTPSISLIFAWKYMFNNGYGVVNWVAGDLLHLYDQAPLWFDNPSSSFALVVLFAVWRYFPYAFISFLAILQTIDKSLYEAAEMDGASAWQRFRIVTLPAIMPVLATVVTLRTIWMFYMFADVYLLTTKVDILGVYLYKTAFAFNDLGKAAAISVVLFIIIFAVILITRKRVNLHGNK, from the coding sequence ATGAAGAAGTTAACTTCAGGTGGTTCTGATATGCCATTCGCCATGCTGCTCCTGGCCCCCAGCCTGCTGTTGCTGGGCGGCCTGGTGGCCTGGCCGATGCTGTCGAATATCGAAATCAGTTTTCTACGTTTACCGCTCAACCCTCGCCTGCCGTCGCAGTTCACCGGGCTTGAGAACTACCTCAAAATCCTCAGCGATCCGGGCTTCTGGCACTCGTTGTGGATGACCTGCTGGTACACGGCGCTGGTGGTGGCGGGCAGCACTGCGCTGGGGCTGGCGGTGGCGATTTTCTTTAACCGTGAGTTTCGCTTTCGCAAAACCGCGCGCTCGCTGGTGCTCCTCTCTTACGTCACGCCGTCCATTTCACTGATATTTGCGTGGAAATATATGTTCAACAACGGCTATGGCGTCGTGAACTGGGTGGCGGGCGATCTGCTGCATCTCTACGACCAGGCACCGCTGTGGTTCGATAACCCCTCCAGTAGCTTCGCGCTGGTGGTGCTGTTCGCCGTGTGGCGTTATTTCCCCTACGCCTTTATCTCATTCCTGGCCATTTTGCAGACCATCGACAAATCGCTCTACGAGGCGGCGGAGATGGACGGCGCCAGCGCCTGGCAACGGTTTCGCATCGTGACGCTGCCCGCCATCATGCCGGTACTGGCGACCGTCGTGACGCTGCGCACCATCTGGATGTTCTACATGTTCGCGGACGTTTATCTGCTGACGACCAAAGTCGATATCCTGGGCGTGTATCTCTACAAAACTGCCTTTGCGTTCAACGACCTCGGTAAAGCGGCGGCCATCTCCGTCGTGCTGTTCATCATCATTTTCGCAGTGATCCTGATTACCAGAAAGCGGGTGAATCTCCATGGCAACAAATAA